The Actinomycetota bacterium genome contains a region encoding:
- the nrdR gene encoding transcriptional repressor NrdR, giving the protein MKCPYCDNLDSKVIDSRLTEDNESIRRRRECERCFKRFTTYERIETQPIAVIKKDGTRQPFNRNKILDGLIRACVKRNISTKSLEKVVNEIETEINNTPTNEISSQEIGNLVLKHLKTIDKVAYIRFASVYKQFDSLKEFNMELEELMSE; this is encoded by the coding sequence ATGAAATGTCCTTACTGCGATAATTTAGACAGCAAAGTCATAGATTCCAGACTTACCGAAGATAATGAGTCCATAAGAAGAAGACGTGAGTGCGAAAGATGTTTTAAGCGGTTTACCACTTATGAGAGAATTGAAACTCAGCCAATAGCTGTAATAAAAAAAGACGGAACAAGGCAGCCGTTCAACAGGAATAAAATTCTTGATGGCCTGATAAGAGCATGCGTAAAGAGAAATATCAGCACAAAATCTCTTGAAAAAGTCGTAAATGAAATCGAAACAGAAATAAACAATACTCCGACTAATGAGATAAGCTCTCAGGAGATCGGGAATCTGGTTCTAAAACACCTGAAAACCATTGATAAGGTTGCTTATATCAGATTTGCTTCAGTGTACAAACAGTTTGACAGCCTGAAAGAATTCAATATGGAACTTGAAGAACTCATGTCTGAATAA